From the Misgurnus anguillicaudatus chromosome 17, ASM2758022v2, whole genome shotgun sequence genome, one window contains:
- the LOC129452149 gene encoding spermine oxidase, with the protein MSEGPESVRVVVVGSGFAGLAAASTLVKAGFKNVLVLEAKERIGGRVHTAKPFTENVLEIGANWIHGQKGNPLFQIAKAENLLSEEASASKKKRGPQSVTTRDYFFREDGKQVSAKVVDEVCSYFSKLTDKAFDDELERKYRKLSMGNYLDKAFEESSLAKTDDGKKVFEWCKRTECTDEACSSLYEVSASQDSNYTEPEGGFYNTLGPGGYRAVLDVLLRNLPADTIKCNAQVKTIRWDLIKNEEEDYPVQVVCENEKTFEAEHVIVTVSLGVLKDKAKTMFQPSLPKNKLNAIENLGFGTVGKIFLYFENKFWPEDCSGIQMVWNEGPEDEEVYEAASEGEAWKKTWYKKITGFNTVARHPTALLGWITGREALYMETLPDSEITSVCLRLLRSFTGWSVPDVSKALITRWGTDFHVRGSYSFVPQDVDGVKEQKALASPLPTKSKDSEGKLQVLFAGEATHENFYTTTHGAYLTGVREAQRLIDYYI; encoded by the exons ATGAGTGAAGGACCAGAAAGTGTCAGAGTTGTGGTGGTAGGTTCGGGTTTTGCAGGTTTGGCTGCTGCATCCACACTGGTTAAGGCAGGATTTAAAAATGTTCTGGTTCTTGAGGCGAAGGAAAGAATCGGAGGTCGGGTGCACACAGCTAAGCCATTCACAGAGAATGTCCTCGAAATCGGTGCCAACTGGATTCACGGACAGAAAGGAAACCCTCTTTTCCAGATCGCAAAAGCAGAGAATCTGCTGTCAGAGGAAGCATCAGCAAGCAAAAAGAAGCGCGGTCCGCAATCGGTAACCACCAGAGATTACTTTTTTAGAGAAGATGGAAAGCAAGTCTCAGCAAAGGTTGTAGATGAGGTGTGTTCGTACTTTAGCAAGCTCACCGACAAAGCATTCGACGATGAACTTGAGCGCAAGTACAGAAAACTCTCTATGGGCAATTATCTGGACAAAGCCTTTGAAGAATCATCTTTGGCGAAGACAGACGATGGCAAAAAGGTGTTTGAATGGTGCAAGAGGACTGAATGCACAGATGAAGCTTGTTCTTCTCTCTATGAGGTGTCTGCATCTCAGGATAGTAATTACACTGAACCAGAGGGGGGGTTTTACAACACTTTAGGACCAGGTGGCTATCGAGCAGTCTTAGATGTTCTCCTGAGAAACCTGCCAGCAGATACTATCAAGTGTAATGCACAGGTAAAGACCATCCGGTGGGATTTGATTAAAAATGAAGAAGAGGATTATCCCGTTCAGGTCGTATGTGAAAACGAAAAGACCTTTGAGGCAGAGCATGTGATTGTCACTGTTTCTTTGGGGGTTCTCAAAGACAAAGCAAAGACAATGTTTCAGCCGTCCTTACCAAAAAACAAGCTGAATGCCATTGAGAATCTCGGCTTCGGGACAGTGGGCAAAATTTTCCTGTATTTTGAGAATAAGTTTTGGCCGGAGGACTGTTCTGGGATTCAGATGGTGTGGAATGAGGGGCCAGAAGATGAAGAAGTTTATGAAGCTGCGTCTGAAGGAGAAGCCTGGAAGAAGACTTGGTACAAGAAGATCACAGGCTTTAATACAGTGGCACGTCACCCCACAGCACTTTTAGGCTGGATCACAGGTAGAGAAGCACTGTATATGGAGACGCTTCCCGACAGTGAAATCACCTCTGTCTGTTTAAG GTTGCTGAGGTCTTTCACAGGCTGGTCGGTGCCAGACGTCTCAAAGGCATTAATCACCAGATGGGGTACTGATTTCCACGTCCGTGGCTCCTATTCATTTGTCCCTCAAGATGTTGATGGAGTGAAAGAACAGAAGGCTTTAGCATCACCTCTTCCCACTAAAAGTAAAGACAGCGAAGGAAAG CTTCAGGTGTTGTTTGCTGGTGAAGCTACGCATGAGAACTTTTACACCACGACCCATGGAGCTTACCTCACAGGTGTCAGAGAAGCACAAAGACTCATCGACTATTACATATGA